From Danio rerio strain Tuebingen ecotype United States chromosome 7, GRCz12tu, whole genome shotgun sequence, the proteins below share one genomic window:
- the LOC100334396 gene encoding uncharacterized protein translates to MAMEFLFPVPRKTDPLIKCIKENKQERLRKVLRGRDINGLYPSEEWNDDVTLLTAAVFWTKEEICTYLLGESADPNKQSTNGHTPLHYAAFTAGVPLSIVKRLLAAKADPNGHRLLIFTPLQCAVDNGREDIVKALIEAGASPERNHGKNPDVDKKVERMISEISSHNEEFKKVHQFFSTFCDILPKKPTEVHRIYKEHFLQEQPFMHINLFEMYFGPFGLGDEQYRQSAIKWLKDTKSADRYIEGAIKRFPKISQEYCVHLLTCLSFALCVSESVSPQVFSELVPILTNSLQPFENTQGELINHLVLKILNVMMQKTSEQRQNHSVYEKLSKSLLPLTHSNYSSLIRLMTYGLFVYLNDFAPELVALSGLSPVPETVLLKAETGMDEAMKKKLQKLDESLRHPVGSSAVESLCEETAALSTRRKKRRRKKKKVNQEAGSQETELQDKEQPYAVEASIEESNSSVQPFIQSTVMPRKWHKISHRWRPKLEKLANMDINNIHRLPSLTLVLDPEFLIANGSDGTQVFLGLRDDGTEVAVKRMVKFNYQVLKNEEEFLRLPELESQSIVRYVDFAEDDHFGYLVLQLCEYTLEEYIQDHLPEDKDERTLVLEKLVKEVLCSLQVLHDPQTKVLHRDIKPQNVLIDIQGKARLADFGISRRLKQGETTLQTSIAGTRCWKAKESINKKINTGYKRSSDIQVAGMLVYYILSGGHHPFGEDVDCEGNILRGRYSLEHLDDDLAKDLVEWMIDGNPNKRPTVEQSLAHPFFWTDERKVRYLKILGSENEAEKNRKANKELIDAISKCTEGKSFAEWKSKFPSELVQELEKKRGAYPENMLGLLRFIRNLYGHHKADAAKNSPLVLFPDLFVSVYKLAKERGWNSRESVSMDIS, encoded by the exons ATGGCCATGGAATTCTTGTTCCCAGTACCTAGAAAAACAGACCCTCTAATAAAATGCATCAAAGAGAATAAGCAAGAAAGACTTCGCAAAGTATtaagaggcagagatattaatgGACTGTACCCTTCTGAGGAGTGGAATGATGATGTTACACTATTAACTGCGGCAGTTTTTTGGACAAAGGAAGAAATCTGCACTTATCTGCTTGGAGAATCGGCTGATCCTAACAAACAGTCAACAAATGGACACACTCCTCTACATTATGCAGCTTTTACAGCTGGAGTTCCTCTGAGTATTGTAAAAAGATTACTTGCAGCAAAAGCTGATCCCAATGGACACAGATTGCTAATTTTTACTCCACTGCAATGTGCTGTTGATAATGGACGTGAAGACATTGTGAAGGCACTTATAGAAGCTGGAGCATCACCTGAAAGAAACCATGGGAAAAATCCAGATGTTGACAAAAAAGTGGAGAGAATGATTAGTGAAATATCTTCACACAATGAAGAGTTTAAAAAAGTACATCAGTTTTTCTCTACTTTTTGTGATATACTACCGAAAAAGCCGACAGAAGTTCACAGAATCTATAAGGAACATTTTCTTCAAGAGCAACCTTTTATGCATATCAATCTTTTTGAGATGTATTTTGGTCCTTTTGGTCTAGGTGATGAGCAGTATCGTCAGAGCGCCATCAAGTGGTTAAAAGACACAAAGAGTGCAGACAGATACATTGAAGGAGCCATCAAGCGCTTCCCAAAAATCTCTCAGGAATACTGTGTTCATCTACTGACCTGCTTATCTTTTGCTTTGTGTGTCAGTGAAAGTGTGTCTCCTCAGGTTTTCAGTGAACTTGTGCCAATTCTAACGAACAGTCTTCAGCCCTTTGAAAACACTCAAGGAGAATTAATCAATCATCTGGTACTGAAGATACTTAATGTCATGATGCAGAAGACGTCTGAGCAGAGACAAAACCATTCTGTCTATGAGAAGTTAAGCAAAAGTCTGTTGCCTCTCACACATTCAAATTACTCAAGCCTGATTAGATTGATGACCTATGGGCTGTTTgtgtatttaaatgactttgctCCTGAACTTGTTGCATTGAGTGGATTGTCTCCAGTTCCGGAAACAGTACTCCTCAAAGCAGAGACAGGGATGGACGAAGCCATGAAAAAGAAGCTGCAAAAGTTGGATGAATCACTGAGACATCCAGTAGGTTCAAGCGCAGTGGAGAGTTTATGTGAGGAAACCGCTGCTCTATCAACACGCAGgaaaaagaggaggaggaagaagaaaaaagtcAATCAAGAGGCGGGATCACAAGAAACTGAGCTTCAAGATAAAGAACAACCATATGCAGTAGAGGCATCCATTGAGGAATCAAACTCAAGTGTTCAGCCATTCATACAGTCAACTGTGATGCCAAGAAAGTGGCATAAAATCAGCCATCGTTGGAGGCCTAAGCTTGAGAAGCTAGCTAACATGGATATAAACAACATACATAGGTTACCAAGTCTTACTCTTGTTCTTGATCCTGAATTTCTGATTGCCAATGGAAGTGATGGGACTCAAGTTTTCCTTGGATTGAGGGATGACGGCACAGAGGTGGCTGTGAAACGAATGGTTAAGTTTAATTACCAAGTTCTTAAAAATGAGGAGGAATTTCTACGACTTCCAGAACTTGAAAGTCAATCCATTGTGCGATATGTGGACTTTGCAGAAGATGATCATTTTGGATACCTTGTTCTTCAGCTTTGTGAGTACACACTGGAGGAGTATATCCAAGATCATTTACCAGAAGACAAGGATGAGAGAACTTTGGTTCTGGAGAAGCTGGTGAAGGAGGTTCTGTGCAGCTTACAGGTTTTACACGACCCACAAACCAAAGTCCTCCATCGAGACATCAAACCCCAGAATGTGCTGATTG ACATACAAGGAAAGGCCAGATTGGCTGATTTTGGAATAAGTCGCCGTTTGAAACAGGGTGAAACCACATTACAAACAAGTATTGCTGGAACTAGATGTTGGAAGGCAAAGGAGTCCATAAATAAGAAGATCAACACCGGGTACAAGAGGAGCTCCGACATTCAG GTTGCTGGGATGTTAGTGTACTACATTCTTTCTGGAGGACACCATCCATTTGGTGAAGATGTGGACTGTGAAGGCAATATTTTACGAGGAAGATACTCACTGGAACATCTGGATGATGATTTGGCGAAGGATCTTGTTGAGTGGATGATCGATGGAAATCCTAACAAGAGGCCAACTGTGGAGCAGAGCCTTGCACACCCCTTCTTCTGGACTGATGAAAG GAAAGTGCGGTATCTGAAAATACTGGGGAGTGAAAACGAGGCTGAAAAAAATCGTAAGGCAAACAAGGAGCTCATTGATGCCATATCAAAATGCACAGAAGGAAAAAGCTTTGCTGAATGGAAGTCTAAA TTCCCATCTGAACTTGTCCAGGAACTAGAAAAAAAGAGGGGAGCCTATCCTGAGAATATGCTGGGCCTGCTGCGTTTCATACGCAACTTATATGGGCATCA TAAAGCAGATGCAGCTAAAAACAGTCCGCTGGTTTTATTTCCTGATCTTTTTGTGAGTGTGTACAAGTTGGCCAAAGAGAGAGGCTGGAACTCCAGAGAAAGTGTCTCTATGGACATCAGTTAA